Proteins encoded within one genomic window of Manis pentadactyla isolate mManPen7 chromosome 4, mManPen7.hap1, whole genome shotgun sequence:
- the ZNF286A gene encoding zinc finger protein 286A isoform X3, which produces MRDCDLAQEVRSLCQARDGSSVFPGFPLFPREKHRRGRSGSFAPHSQIPGLPVSKPENYNLENGKELLMLERKTRKSSYSDLETRPGSKNSTSVQDFSKEESCQVALIDRLTRNNVYDSNLETTLECENWLEDQQGNQERHLREMFTHMNSIPEERAREHDVCWKNLSQKSVLTQDRVPKGSYDFHALEKRLKQKSNLVKKQRTYTEKKPHKCNDCGELFTYHSVLIRHQRVHTGEKPYSCNECGKSFSHRANLTKHQRTHTRILFECSECKKAFTESSSLAIHQRIHIGERPYECNECGKGFNRSTHLVQHQLIHTGVKPYECNECDKAFFHSSSLIKHQRTHTGEKPYKCQECGKAFSHCSSLTKHQRVHTGEKPYECSECGKTFSQSTHLVQHQRIHTGEKPYECNECGKTFSRSSNFAKHQRIHIGKKPYKCNECGKAFIHSSALIQHQRTHTGEKPYRCDECGKSFKSNSSLTRHQRIHTEEQP; this is translated from the exons GGCTTCCAGTTTCTAAACCTGAGAACTACAATTTGGAGAATGGAAAAGAACTATTGATGTTGGAGAGAAAAACCCGCAAAAGCAGCTACTCAG ACCTGGAGACTAGACCTGGGAGCAAAAACTCAACTTCAGTGCaagatttttccaaagaagagtcGTGCCAGGTTGCACTAATAGACAGGCTGACAAGGAATAATGTGTATGACTCCAACTTGGAAACAACTCTTGAATGTGAAAATTGGTTAGAGGATCAGCAAGGAAATCAAGAGAGACACTTGAGAGAAATGTTCACCCACATGAATTCAATCCCTGAAGAAAGAGCTCGTGAGCATGATGTATGTTGGAAAAACTTAAGTCAGAAATCTGTCCTCACTCAAGACAGAGTTCCCAAAGGATCCTATGACTTTCATGCACTTGAAAAAAGATTGAAACAGAAATCAAATTTAGTGAAGAAGCAGAGAACCTATACAGAGAAAAAGCCTCATAAATGTAATGACTGTGGTGAACTCTTCACTTACCATTCAGTGCTTATTCGACACCAGAGGgtccatactggagagaaaccctatagCTGCAATGAATGCGGGAAATCTTTTAGCCACAGAGCTAATTTAACTAAACATCAGAGAACTCATACTAGAATTCTCTTTGAATGCAGTGAATGCAAGAAAGCCTTCACAGAAAGCTCATCTCTTGCAATACATCAGAGAATTCACATTGGAGAGAGACCTTATGAATGCAATGAATGTGGGAAAGGTTTTAATCGAAGCACACATCTTGTGCAGCATCAGTTGATTCATACTGGAGTGAAGCCTtatgaatgtaatgaatgtgATAAAGCTTTCTTTCACTCATCATCTCTCATTAAACATCAAAGaactcatactggagagaaaccctataaatgtcaggaatgtgggaaagcctttagcCATTGCTCATCGCTTACTAAACATCAGAGAGTTCATACTGGAGAAAAGCCATATGAATGTAGTGAATGTGGAAAAACCTTTAGTCAGAGCACACATCTTGTTcagcatcagagaattcataccggagagaaaccctatgagtGTAACGAGTGTGGGAAAACCTTCAGTCGCAGCTCAAATTTTGCTAAACATCAAAGAATTCATATTGGGAAGAAACCGTacaaatgtaatgaatgtggaaaagccttcattcattcatcagctcTTATTCAACACCAGAGAActcatacaggagagaaaccctataGATGTGATGAATGTGGGAAAAGCTTTAAGAGTAATTCATCTCTCACCAGACATCAAAGAATTCACACCGAAGAGCAACCTTGA
- the ZNF286A gene encoding zinc finger protein 286A isoform X2: protein MDFTPEEWGKLDPAQRDVMLENYRNLVSLWLPVSKPENYNLENGKELLMLERKTRKSSYSDLETRPGSKNSTSVQDFSKEESCQVALIDRLTRNNVYDSNLETTLECENWLEDQQGNQERHLREMFTHMNSIPEERAREHDVCWKNLSQKSVLTQDRVPKGSYDFHALEKRLKQKSNLVKKQRTYTEKKPHKCNDCGELFTYHSVLIRHQRVHTGEKPYSCNECGKSFSHRANLTKHQRTHTRILFECSECKKAFTESSSLAIHQRIHIGERPYECNECGKGFNRSTHLVQHQLIHTGVKPYECNECDKAFFHSSSLIKHQRTHTGEKPYKCQECGKAFSHCSSLTKHQRVHTGEKPYECSECGKTFSQSTHLVQHQRIHTGEKPYECNECGKTFSRSSNFAKHQRIHIGKKPYKCNECGKAFIHSSALIQHQRTHTGEKPYRCDECGKSFKSNSSLTRHQRIHTEEQP from the exons GGCTTCCAGTTTCTAAACCTGAGAACTACAATTTGGAGAATGGAAAAGAACTATTGATGTTGGAGAGAAAAACCCGCAAAAGCAGCTACTCAG ACCTGGAGACTAGACCTGGGAGCAAAAACTCAACTTCAGTGCaagatttttccaaagaagagtcGTGCCAGGTTGCACTAATAGACAGGCTGACAAGGAATAATGTGTATGACTCCAACTTGGAAACAACTCTTGAATGTGAAAATTGGTTAGAGGATCAGCAAGGAAATCAAGAGAGACACTTGAGAGAAATGTTCACCCACATGAATTCAATCCCTGAAGAAAGAGCTCGTGAGCATGATGTATGTTGGAAAAACTTAAGTCAGAAATCTGTCCTCACTCAAGACAGAGTTCCCAAAGGATCCTATGACTTTCATGCACTTGAAAAAAGATTGAAACAGAAATCAAATTTAGTGAAGAAGCAGAGAACCTATACAGAGAAAAAGCCTCATAAATGTAATGACTGTGGTGAACTCTTCACTTACCATTCAGTGCTTATTCGACACCAGAGGgtccatactggagagaaaccctatagCTGCAATGAATGCGGGAAATCTTTTAGCCACAGAGCTAATTTAACTAAACATCAGAGAACTCATACTAGAATTCTCTTTGAATGCAGTGAATGCAAGAAAGCCTTCACAGAAAGCTCATCTCTTGCAATACATCAGAGAATTCACATTGGAGAGAGACCTTATGAATGCAATGAATGTGGGAAAGGTTTTAATCGAAGCACACATCTTGTGCAGCATCAGTTGATTCATACTGGAGTGAAGCCTtatgaatgtaatgaatgtgATAAAGCTTTCTTTCACTCATCATCTCTCATTAAACATCAAAGaactcatactggagagaaaccctataaatgtcaggaatgtgggaaagcctttagcCATTGCTCATCGCTTACTAAACATCAGAGAGTTCATACTGGAGAAAAGCCATATGAATGTAGTGAATGTGGAAAAACCTTTAGTCAGAGCACACATCTTGTTcagcatcagagaattcataccggagagaaaccctatgagtGTAACGAGTGTGGGAAAACCTTCAGTCGCAGCTCAAATTTTGCTAAACATCAAAGAATTCATATTGGGAAGAAACCGTacaaatgtaatgaatgtggaaaagccttcattcattcatcagctcTTATTCAACACCAGAGAActcatacaggagagaaaccctataGATGTGATGAATGTGGGAAAAGCTTTAAGAGTAATTCATCTCTCACCAGACATCAAAGAATTCACACCGAAGAGCAACCTTGA